In one window of Methanoculleus chikugoensis DNA:
- a CDS encoding CxxC-x17-CxxC domain-containing protein — MEERYPRRGPRSFQDRPREFHKAVCSDCGKECEVPFKPTEGRPVYCLDCLPKHRKPRF, encoded by the coding sequence ATGGAAGAGAGATATCCCCGCAGGGGCCCCAGATCGTTTCAGGACCGCCCCCGCGAGTTCCACAAGGCGGTCTGTTCCGACTGCGGTAAAGAGTGCGAAGTTCCTTTCAAGCCAACGGAGGGTCGGCCCGTCTACTGCCTCGACTGCCTCCCGAAGCACAGGAAACCCCGGTTCTGA
- a CDS encoding CxxC-x17-CxxC domain-containing protein, translated as MEERYPRRGPRSYDDRPREFHKAVCSDCGKECEVPFKPTEGRPVYCRDCLPKHRKPRF; from the coding sequence ATGGAAGAGAGATACCCCCGCAGGGGCCCCCGTTCGTATGACGACCGCCCCCGTGAGTTCCACAAGGCGGTCTGTTCCGACTGCGGTAAAGAGTGCGAAGTTCCTTTCAAGCCGACTGAGGGCAGGCCGGTCTACTGCCGCGACTGCCTCCCGAAGCACAGAAAACCCCGATTCTAA
- a CDS encoding ABC transporter permease: protein MIVDITTRVRSVWRRNWDAFLRTYKVNFIPPFVEPVLYLLALGFGLGTYIEAVDGIPYPVFIAPALVSISVMYSAFFECTYSSFVRMYYQKTFDAIIATPVGIDEVIAGEMLWGATRGMIYAALMLPVLLIFNVVAMPSSLLLIPFAFLAGLLFAGIAMCFTAITPSIDALNYPSFLFITPMFLFSGTFFPLDLLPEPIQYFALAALPLTHVVAVNRAITLAAFSPVNLLNLAWIAAATVIFFVLAIRLMRRRLIV from the coding sequence ATGATCGTCGACATCACCACGAGAGTCCGGAGCGTCTGGCGGAGGAACTGGGACGCCTTCCTCAGGACATACAAGGTAAACTTCATCCCGCCCTTCGTCGAGCCGGTTCTCTACCTCCTGGCGCTGGGGTTCGGTCTCGGAACCTACATCGAGGCGGTCGACGGGATCCCCTACCCCGTCTTCATCGCACCCGCCCTCGTCTCGATATCGGTGATGTACTCGGCCTTCTTCGAGTGCACCTACTCCTCCTTCGTCCGGATGTACTACCAGAAGACGTTCGATGCCATCATCGCGACCCCGGTCGGCATCGACGAGGTGATCGCGGGGGAGATGCTCTGGGGCGCCACCCGGGGAATGATCTACGCCGCACTGATGCTCCCCGTGCTCCTCATCTTCAACGTTGTCGCCATGCCGTCGTCCCTGCTGCTCATACCCTTCGCGTTCCTCGCCGGCCTCCTCTTTGCAGGCATCGCGATGTGCTTCACCGCGATCACGCCGAGCATCGACGCGCTGAACTACCCCTCGTTCCTCTTCATCACCCCGATGTTCCTCTTCTCGGGGACGTTCTTCCCGCTCGATCTGCTCCCGGAACCAATCCAGTACTTCGCCCTCGCCGCTCTTCCGCTCACGCACGTCGTCGCCGTCAACCGGGCAATCACGCTCGCGGCGTTCTCGCCGGTAAACCTCCTCAATCTCGCCTGGATAGCGGCGGCTACCGTAATCTTCTTCGTTCTCGCCATCAGGCTGATGCGAAGGCGGCTCATCGTGTGA
- a CDS encoding ABC transporter ATP-binding protein encodes MKRFGDLVAVDRIAFRVREGEVFGFLGPNGAGKTTTMKMIQCISPKSGGTLEVFGMDVDTHHRRIKSHLGVVPQENNLDPDFSAYRNLLIYARYFGIPKREAERRAEDLLAFMQLDEKRDVLIDNLSGGMKRRLIIARALVNEPELLILDEPTIGLDPQARHLIWEKLRSLRAEGNTLVLTTHYLDEAERLCDRLVIMDHGKILVEGTPADLIREHAGSDIVEVERTQKVVGRLEELGLNYDLAGDVVQVFTDRPNDVARELLEVCRHEAAVTVRPATLEDVFLRLTGRSLRE; translated from the coding sequence TTGAAGCGGTTCGGAGACCTCGTCGCGGTCGACCGCATCGCCTTCCGGGTCAGAGAGGGGGAGGTCTTTGGGTTTCTCGGCCCGAACGGAGCGGGAAAGACGACGACCATGAAGATGATCCAGTGCATCTCCCCTAAATCCGGCGGCACCCTGGAGGTCTTCGGCATGGATGTGGATACCCACCACCGCCGGATCAAGAGCCATCTCGGGGTGGTACCGCAGGAGAACAACCTCGACCCGGACTTCTCGGCCTACCGGAACCTGCTGATCTACGCCCGCTACTTCGGCATCCCGAAGCGGGAGGCGGAGAGGCGGGCCGAAGACCTCCTCGCATTCATGCAGCTCGACGAGAAACGGGACGTCCTGATCGACAACCTCTCGGGCGGGATGAAACGGCGGCTGATCATCGCCCGGGCGCTCGTCAACGAACCGGAACTGCTCATCCTGGACGAGCCCACCATCGGTCTCGACCCGCAGGCGCGGCACCTGATCTGGGAGAAACTCCGGAGCCTCCGGGCCGAAGGAAACACCCTCGTCCTCACCACCCACTACCTCGACGAAGCGGAACGCCTCTGCGACCGGCTGGTGATCATGGATCACGGAAAGATCCTCGTCGAGGGCACCCCGGCGGACCTCATCCGGGAGCACGCGGGAAGCGACATCGTCGAGGTCGAGCGGACACAGAAGGTGGTTGGTCGCCTGGAGGAACTCGGGCTGAACTACGACCTTGCCGGCGACGTGGTTCAGGTCTTCACGGACCGCCCGAACGACGTTGCACGAGAACTGCTCGAGGTCTGTCGGCACGAGGCGGCGGTGACGGTCCGGCCGGCAACCCTCGAGGACGTCTTTCTGCGGCTGACCGGCCGGAGCCTGCGGGAGTGA